The genomic stretch CGGGCGGCCTCGAATGCCTGCCCGAACAACGCCTCAACAGGAGGAAGCAATTCCCGTACCAGCACCATCAGCAGGAGCAGCCCGACCAGCAGCGCCAGCGGCATGCCGATCTGGATGGGATTGAACTGCGGCGCGGCGCGGGAGAGCACGCCGACCACGATGTTCACCGCCAGCATCGCCACCGTGACCGGCAGCGACAGCAGCACGGCGGTGCGCAGTACGGTAGGGAAAAATCCGGGAACCACCGCCAGGAACGCCGCAAAATCGGCGAATGGGGCGCCAATGGGCTGTGCCCGGTAGCTGTCGGCCAGCAACTTGAACAATGCCAGATGGGCATCGAGCGTGAAGAAGATCAGTCCGAAGCACAGGTAGAACCACAGCGACAGCACCGACATCTGGCTCTGGTTGGCGGGGTCGGCCATGGTGGCGAACGACAGCGCCATGTCCTGCGAGATGAACTGGCCGGCCAGGATGCCGACCTCGAAGGCCAGCCGCAGGACCATCCCGATGGCGATGCCGATGGCGAATTCACGCAGCACGTTGAGTGCCGTCAGCGCGTCCACCGCCGCCGGTGGCGGCACCGGCAGCATCCCGGACAGCGCCGCCGACACCGCCAGGGTGATGATCAGGCGTGCCCGCGCCGGCATGCCGCGGCCGCCGATGAAGGGCAGCACCTGCAGGGCAGCACCGATCCGGATCGCGTGCCACAGCACCGTGCCCAGCATCGCGAACAGGTTGACGCCCTGCGCGCTGATGAAGGTGATGTCGTCCATGCCCCGGGTGTCAGCCGATCAGGTGCGGGATCTGCTGGAACAGCTCGGTGGTGAACGACACCAGCCGTCCCAGCAGGAAGTTGCCCATCAGCGCCACCACCGCCACCAGCGCGATGACCTTGGCCACGAACGCCACGGTGGGCTCGTTGATCGAGGTGGCGGCCTGCAGGATGCCCACCACCACGCCGGTGGCCAGCACCGCCAGCAGCAGCGGCATGGCCAGCAGCAGGGCCATGTACAGCCCTTGGGCCAGCTGGGTGAGGGCGGTTTCCGGACTCATCGGCGGGCCACGTCAGATCGTGTTGAAACTGCCGGCCAGGGCGCCGACCACCAGCACCCAGCCGTCCACCAGCACGAACAGCAGGATCTTGAACGGCGCCGAGATCAGCATCGGGGAGAGCATCATCATGCCCATCGACATCAGCACGCTGGCCACCACCAGGTCGATGATCACGAACGGGATGTAGATCAGGAACGCGATCTCGAACGCGGTCTTCAGCTCGCTGGTGAGGAAGGACGCGGCCAGCACCCCGAACGGCACGTCCTGCGGCGTGGCGTAGGGTCCCGTGTTGGACAGGTTGGCGAAGGTCATCAGGTCGTTTTCGCGCACCTGCGCCAGCATGAAGGCGCGGAACGGCCCCGATGCCGCCTCCCAGGCGGTGCGGAAGTCCATCTGCTTGTCGAGATAGGGCGCGATGCCCGCGTTCCACGACTGGTCGAACACCGGCTGCATCACCATCGCGGTGAGGAACAGCGCCAGCGCCAGCAGGACCTGGTTGGACGGCGCCTGGCCGGTGCCCAGCGCCTGCCGCAGCAGGCTGAGCACGATGATGATGCGGGTGAACGCGGTCACCCCCAGCAGCAGCGCCGGCAGCAGGGTGATGCTGGTCATCAGCAGCAACACCTGCATCGGCATGCTGACCGGCTGGTTGCCGATCTGGCCGACGTTCACCGCCGGCAGCGACGGTGAAGCAGGTGCGGCCGCCGGCGCCGCCTGGACGGCTTGGGCAGCCTGTGCGAATGCGTCACCCGCGAACAGGCAGCAGACCAGTGCGCACAGGACCAGCAGCGTGCGCGGGCGGGGCAGGGACAGGGTCATGCCGGCTTTTTCCCGAGGCGTTGCGCCAGCAGTTGTGCGAACGGCGTCGGCTGCGCGGGGGCGTCGTCAGCGAGCGGGGTTTCCAGGGTGTGCAGCAACCGGGTGCCGCCGGCGCCGGTGCCGAGCAGCAGCTGGGTGCCGCCCACCTCCACCACCACCAAGCGCTCGCGCGTGCCCAGCGCCAGCGAGCGCACCACACGCAGGCCGCCGTTGCCGCGCAAGCCGGTCATGCCTGGCATCCGCCGTGCCAGCCAGGCCAGTCCGAAGATCAGGCCCAGTACCAGCGCCAGCGCGAACAGGGTGCCACCGATGCTGCCGGCCACGCTGGGCGGGGCGGCATGCGCGGGCTGCTGGACGCCTGCAATGGCCTTGGTCGGGCGCGCCGGGATGCCGGCGATGGTCTTTGCTGTCGCGACCGGTGCCGCCACGTCGGTACCGGCCGGGGCCGCTTGCGCATGCGTCGCAGTGGCTGCGCCTGGCGCCTGCGCCAGCTGCCCACTCGGGGAGGCGGCATTGGCCGGGGCGCTGGCGTCCTGCGCGGGAGCGGCGCCCGTGGGCGCGGGCCGCGACGCGTTCTGCGCAGGTGTGCTGCCGGGAAGTGCGGTGTTGTCCATCGGCTCAGCGCAGGCGCTTGATGCGCTCGCTCGGGCTGACCACGTCGGTCAGGCGGACACCGAAGCGGTCGTTGACCACCACCACCTCGCCCTGGGCGATCAGGGTGTCGTTGACGTAGACGTCCAGTGGTTCCCCGGCGGCGCGTTCCAGCTCCACCACCGAACCCTGGTTGAGCTGCAGCAGGTTGCGGATCGGGATGCGGGCATGTCCGACCACCAGTGACAGGGTCACCGGCACGTCGAGGATGACATCGAGGTTGAGGTCGACCTTCGGGCCGCTGTTGGCATTGGGATCGGTGGCGGTTCCGGCGGTCAGGGCCTCGAAGGCGGCAAGCTGGGCAGCTTCGTCGATGGATGTCATAGCGTCGGTACCGGAGTCTGTGGGGAGCGGGGGGCGTGTACGTCGGTGATCTTCACCGCGTTCCTGCCGTTGTGGACGCCGAATTCGCCGGTGAACAGCGGCAGGTGTTCGACATGCACGGGGATCTCGGGCTTGAGATCGATCGGGATCACGTCGCCGACCTTGAGCTTGCTGAGCTCGCGCAGGCTGATCTGGCGGGTGGCGAGGGTGCTCTTCACGTCCACCGCCACGTCCTGCAGCTGCGCGTGCAGCGCGCTGGTCCAGTTCTCGTCCTTCTCGACGCGGTCGCTCTGCACGCCGGCGTCGAGCTGCTCGCGGATCGGTTCCAGCATCGACCACGGCAGCGCCAGGTGCAGCTCGCCGCCACCGCCTTCCAGTTCGACGTGGAAACGGCAGACCACGATGTACTCGCGCGGACTGATGATGTTGGCGAAGTGCGGATTGACCTCGGAGTTCATGTACTCGAACTCCACGTTCATCACCGGCGCCCAGGCCTCGGCGAAGTCCGAGAAGGTCTGCTTGAGCAGCAGCTGGATCACCCGCATCTCGGTGGGGGTGAACTCGCGGCCCTCGATGCGGGTGTGGTACTTGCCGTTGCCGCCGAAGAAATTGTCGACCACGGTGAACACCAGGCGCGGCTCGAACATCACGATGCCGGTGCCGCGCAGCGGCTTCATCTTCACCAGGTTGATGTTGGTGGGGACCTGCAGCGAATGCATGTATTCGCCGAAGCGGATCATGTCGATGCCGCGCACCGACAGGTCGGCGGAGCGACGCAGCAGGTTGAACAGGCCGATCCGCCAGGTCCGTGCGAAGCGTTCGTTGATCATCTCCAGGGTCGGCAGGCGACCGCGGATGATCCGCTCCTGGGTGGCGAAATCGTAGGTCCGCGCCTCGCCCGGGGCGGGCGGTGGCTCGACGTCGACCGCGCCCGAATCCACCCCGTGGAGGAGGGCGTCGATCTCGTCCTGGCTGAGCAGGTCGGTGGTCATCGGGCTGGTCCGCCTACTGGATCACGATGCTGGTGAACAACAGTGCGTCCACCTGGTTGGCCGCATGCTGCGCCTTGAGGGTCTTCTTGACCTCGGCCAGCGCTTGCGCCTGCAGCTGTTCCTTGCCGTTGCGGCCGGTCAGCTGCTGCGAGGTCTGCTGGCCGAACAGCAGCAGCAGCTTGTTGCGGATGATCGGGGTGTGCAGCGCCACCGCCGCGGCGGTGTCCCCATCCCGGGTCTGCAGTTGCACGTCCGCCTGCAGGTAGCGCGCGCCGCCCTCGTCGGCCAGGTTGACCACGAAGGCCGGTTCCAGCGCGATGTACTGGGCAGGGCCTGTCGGCTTGGCACCGGCAGGGGCGGCGGGCTTCAGGAACCACAGCGCCGCGGCGGCACCGGCGCCGATGATCGCCACCAGGGCCAGGACGATGAACAGCATCTTCTTCGGCTTGCTCTTCGGCAGTGGCGCTTCAGGCGCGGCGGCGCCGGGCTTGGCAGTCGGAGTTCTGGCAGGTGCTGCTGGCACGGATCGGTCCATCCTTGAGCGGGCTATGCCCGACATGGTGCAAATCGCGTGCCGGCAATGCAATGGTCAATGCTGCCGGACTGCCTGCGCGGCGGGCATGGCAAGCGCTCAACGCCAGCCACGGGGCGTATGCGCGGCTTGGCGGTGCCTGTGATCAGGCGTAGACGTCGAGCAGTCCGCGGCCGCGACGGAAATCCGGCGGCAGCGGCGAACCGGCCTCCTCCGGCAGGGTCAAACCGCTGCCCTGGCCCGGCTGCGGCAGGCCGTCGCCGGACTGGCGCTGGCCGCCCTGGCCCTGGCCGACGCCGGCATGGGCCAGCTGCAGGCCGTGCTGGCCGAGCATTTCGCGCAGCCGCGGCAGGCTGGCTTCCAGCGCCTGCCGGACTTCCGGCTGGGTGCTGTGGAACTCCGCGCGCACGTTGTTGCCGTCCATCTGCAGGCGGATGTCGATGGCGCCCAGGTGCTCGGGGACCACCCGGATCTCGGCCTGGCCGATGCGTTGCCCGGCCAGCCAAGTCACGTGGCCGCTGAAGCCGTCGTCATAGCCGTTGGCGGGGTCGGCCGGCTGTGTCAGTACCGGTGCCGCGAGCGGCGCGGCTGGCGTGCTGGCCGGTTGAACCCCGGCCAGCGACTGCAGCGCGTTGATCGGGCCGGTGGCGGATGCCGCCGCAGGCGCCTCGATGGGGGTAGCGGCCTGTTCCGCGACGGGCAATACGAAGCCCGGCAGCGACGCATCGGCGCCCGCTGCCTGGTGGGCGAAGCCCGGCTGCGACAGGGCGGAGCGCGCGGCGTGCGCGGCCGGCAGGCCAGTGTCGGGCGCGGTGTCCGCCGGCAGGCCGGTCGTGGGAGAGGTGGTGGTTGCGGGCGCTGGCATGGTGATATCGGCGCCAACCAAGCCCACGCCCAGACCCGGTTGGCTGGCCGCCAGTACGGCCAGCGGCCGCGAGGCGGTGTCGGCAGCGGCGTTCGTCGTGGGCGTTGGCAGGACGGGCGCAGCCACCGGCAGCACTGCCACTTGCGGCGTTTGCGGCATCTGCGCCAATACGCTCAGCAGCGGATCGGCGGCAGGCGTTTCTTCCGGCCGTTCGCTGGTAGCGGGGCGGGTGGTGGCCGGCAGCACGCCAGCCAGCGAAATCGCGGCCGCTTCCGACTGCTCGCCCAGCAGCAGGTCGAACAGCAGGCTGGGGTTGCCGGCCGGGGTGCCGGGCGCGTCCTGCGCGGCAGTGCCCGCAGGGGGGGCGGTGGTGGCCGTTGCCGCCAGTACCGCGGCGGCGGGCGCAGCCGCAGCGGTCGGCAGCGGCAGGCTGGCGGTTTCGCCCATCATGGTTCGCTGCCTTCCTGCGCCACGCGGACGCGGCGCGCGCCCAGGTCGTCCAGCTCGCGCTGCTCGCGGCGGTCGGCCACGCGCAGTTCCTCCGCGCGATAGCTGGCGGCCAGCTGCTCCAGCACCTTGTTGTCGCGGCTGGCCAGCATCAGCCGGGCGCGCTCGACTTCGCAGTTCTGGCGGGAGGTATCGACCACCTGCGCCTGCTGCTGCAGGGCGGTATCGAGTTTGGCGCGGAACGCCACGTGGTTGGCCAGCATGGCCGGTGCCAGCGTGCCGCCGGACGGCGCGACGCTGTAGGAGTCGGCGTACTCCTTCAGCGTGTCGAGGCGCTGCTGCTGTTCGGCCAGCGTCTTGTCGCGCTCGGCCAGCATCTTCGCCACCGTGTCCTGGCGCTGCTGGGTGACCCGGAGGAGGGGGTTCAGTCGTTGCGAACGGGTCATAGGGCGATCTCCGGAGCGCCGTCGAGCAGACGGGCGAGGGCATTGCGACTGGCTTCGACGTCCGCCGATTCGGCGACATCCTGGCCAAGGAACTGGAGGATCTGCGGCCACAATGCAAGGGCGTCATCGACTACCGGGTCGTTGCCGCGCTGGTAGGCGCCGATGGCGATCAGGTCGCGCTGGGCGTTGTAGGCGGCCATCAGCTGCTTGAGGCGGCGGATGCGGCCGCGCCAAGCCGGATCGGTGATGTCCTGCATCACGCGGCTGACCGAGACCTCCACGTCGATGGCCGGGTACAGGCCGGCGTCGGCGATCCGGCGGGTGAGCACGATGTGGCCGTCGAGGATGGCGCGGGCGGCGTCGGCGATTGGCTCCTGCTGGTCGTCGCCCTCGGTCAGCACGGTGTAGAAGGCGGTGATCGAGCCGCGGCCGTCGGCGCCGTTGCCGGCGCGTTCCACCAGCGCCGGCAGGCGTGCGAATACCGACGGCGGGTAGCCGCGGGTGGTCGGCGGTTCGCCGACCGACAGGCCGATCTCGCGCTGGGCGTGGGCGAAGCGGGTCAGGGAGTCCATGAGCAGGAGCACATGCAAGCCCTGGTCCCGGAACCATTCGGCGATGGCGGTGGCGCGCAGGGCGCCGTGCAGGCGTGCCAGCGGCGGCCGGTCGGCCGGGGCGGCCACCACGACCGAACGGCGCAGGCCCTCGGGTCCGAGGGTGCTTTCGACGAAATCGCGCACTTCGCGGCCGCGTTCGCCGATCAGGCCGACCACGATCACGTCGGCGGCGGTGTAGCGGGTCATCATCCCCAGCAGCGTCGATTTACCGACGCCGGAGCCGGCGAACAGGCCGACGCGTTGGCCGCGGCCGATCGGCAGCAGGGCGTTGATGGCGCGCACGCCGACGTCCAGCGAGCGGGTGATCGGCTCGCGCATCAGCGGGTTGATCTGGACGCCCGACAGACCGACGAAATCCTCGGCGCGCAGCGGCGGGCGGCCATCCAGCGGCACGCCGTCGCTGTCGATGACGCGGCCCAGCAGGCCTTCGCCCACCGCCACCTCGCCACGGCTGGAGCCGGTGATGACGCGTGCGTTGGGCAGCAGGCCGGACAGGTCGGAGGTGGGCATCAGGAAGGTGCGATCGCCGGCGAAGCCGACCACTTCGGCGTCCACCCAGCGGCCGCCGCTGCTTTCCACGCTGCAGCGCGATCCCAATGGGGCCTCGCAGCCGGTGGCCTCCAATGTCAGGCCAACGGCGCGGCGCAGTACGCCTTCGCGGACCATGCCCATGGCCGGAATGCGCTCGGTGTCCATGCCGCGCAACCGCATCGCCAGCCGCAGGCTGCGTGCTTCGTCCCATTGTGCGGCGGCAATGCTCATCGGCTGCTTCCCGCGGGGCTGCGTTTGGCGTCCTGCAATGAATCGCGACGGACGTCACGGTTCTCCATGCCTATCCAGCGCTTTTTCGCGCAAAAGATCAAGGGCCTTGCGCACCGGTTCACGCGCCGGCTCCGGCGATGATCCGCTGCAGGGTGGCGTTGAGCCGGGCAGACAGACTGCCGTCGATGCGCACGCTGTCGGCATGCAGGCGCAGGTCGCCGCGGGCAAGGGTGGTATCGCCGCTCAGGCGCACGCCCTGCAGTGACAGCAGCTGTGGGCTGAGCATGGCCAGGTCGTCCGGATGCAGGCGCAGTTCCACCTGGCGCTGGTCGCTGCCGGCCAGCTCCAACGCTTCGCGCACCAGCGCCTCCAACAGCGCCGGCTCAACCGCATAGCTGCGGCGCAGCAGGGTGCCGGCGATGCGTACGGCGAGATCGCCAAGCGCATCGCCGACTTCACCATCCAGCCGCGCCAGCGGCCGGGTGAACGCGTCGAGGATGCCTTCCATCTGCGCGGCGATGCGACGCACCTCGGCCTGGCCCGCGGCCACCCCTTCCGCGTGCCCGCGGGCATAGCCCTCCGCGTGCGCCGCCTCCTCGATGGCCTGCAGTTCCTCCACGCTGGGCATGTGCCGCAGCGGCTCCTGCGGCGGCGGGGGCGGCGGCGGTGCGAGTTCCGGCGCGGCCCAGCGCACGGTGTTGCTCATACGAAGACCTCGGCCTTCACGGCCAGCTGGATGGTTCCGTCTTCGGCCATCTTGCGGACGATGGCGAGGATTTCCTTCTGCGCGGCTTCGACCTCGGCCAGGCGCACCGGCCCGCGGGCTTCCATGTCCTCGACCAGCATCTCTGCGGCGCGCTGGGACATGTTGGCGGCGATCTTGTCCTTGACCTTGGTGTCGGCGCCGCGCAGGGCCAGCGCCAGCCGGTCGGCCGGGACCTCGCGCAGGACCGACTGCATGGCGCGATCGTCGATCTCGGCGAGGTTGTCGAACACGAACATATGGTCGCGGATGCTGGCGGTCAGCGTTTCGTCGATCTGCGCGATGGTGCCGAGGATGACCTCGTCCTGGCCGCTGTCCATGAAGTTGAGGATATTGGCCGCCACCTTGACGCCGCCGATGGAGGAGGACTTGAGGTTCTGGTTGCCTGCGAACTGCTTGGCCATCACGTCGTTCAGTTCATTGAGCGCGTGCGGCGGGATGCCGTCCAGGGTGGCGATACGGATCAGCACGTCGGCGCGGGTGCGCTCCGGCAGGAACTTCAGCGCGTCCGCGCCCTGGTCCGGGTCCAGGTGCGACAGCACGATGGCGATGATCTGGGGGTGTTCGTTGCGCACCAGGTCGGCGATGGCCCGGGGCTCCATCCACTTCAGGGTGTCCAGGCCGGTGGTGTTGCGGCCCAGCAGGATGCGGTCGATCAGGCTGCTGGCGCGCTCCTCGCCCAGCGCCTGCACCAGCACGCTGCGGACGTACTCGTCGGCGCCGCTGCCGATATTGGGTTGCTCCAGGGTGTCCACGAAGTCGTCGATCACCTTCTCGACGTCCTGCCGGGACACGCCGCCGACCGAGGTCATGGCCACGCCCAGCTTCTGCACTTCCTTGGCGCCCATGTGCTTGAGCACCTCGGCGGCCTGCTGCTCGCCCAGCGACAGCAGGATGACGGCGGCGCGCTGGACGCCGGTCAGGGTGTAGTCACTCATCGGCATTCACCAGGTCGCGCACCACCGAGGCGACGCGCTTGGAATCGGTGGTGACGGCATCGCGCGCCACCTGCACCTTGGCTTCGAAATCGCGGCGCTTGGCGACGCGTTCCTGGGTGAGCGCCGGGGTCACCGGCTGGTCGTCGTGGTCGAGCATCTCGGTGACCTCGGCTTGCTGCGGCTCATGCTTGACCAGCACCTTCGGCGTGGTGAGCGCCCGGAAGGCGGGGCGCAGCACGAACCACACCACCGCCAGCACCGCCAGGCCGCCCAGCAGGGTGCGCAGCAGGTCGCGGGCGCGCGGGTTTTCCCAGAACGGCGCCGGCTCCGTCGCCACTTCAGGCTGTCGCGCGAAGGGCGAATTGACCACGGTGACCACGTCGCCGCGCTGGGCATCGAAACCGATTGCCTGCTGCACCAGCGACTGGATGCGTTGGACTTCCTGGGCATTGAGCGCCCGCTCGGTGGGCTTGCCGTTCTTGCCGGGGGCGCCGGCGAGGTTGTCCACCAGCACCGCGGCGGTAACCCGGCTGATGCGCCCGGGCGCCTGCCGGGTATGGGTCAGGGTGCGGTCGATCTCGTAGTTGCGCACCGAGCTGCGGCTGCCGTTGCCGGTCGCGGCGGTGGCCTGCGCGGCGTTTGCGGTGCCCGCCGCGCCGGCGGCGTTGGGATCCGGATTCGCAGCGGCAGTGGCGGCCGGGGTGTTGCTGGCGCTGCCGGGAACGCCCTGCGGGGGATTCGCCGCCGCGAGGTTGCCGGATTCGGACAGTTGCTCGCTGCGCACGATCGCGGGGTCCGGGCCGTACTTCTCGCTGGCCTGTTCGGTCTGGCTGAAATCCATGTCCACGCTCACTTCTGCGCGGACCCGGCCGGGGCCGGTCATCGGCTCCAGCAACTCCTGGATGCGGCGCACGAACACCGCTTCCTGGCGACGCTGGCGCTCGAACTGCTTGGCACTGATGGCGGCGTCGCTGTCGGGGTCGGGGTTGGACAGCAGGCGGCCGAACTGGTCCACCACGGTGACGTTGCTGGCCGGCAGGCCGGGGATGGAGGAGGACACCAGATGGACGATGGCGTCCACCTGACCCTGCTCGAGGCTGGCGCCGCTCTGCAGCTGCAGCACCACCGAGGCACTGGCCGGATCCTTGTTGCGGGTGAACGCGGACGGCTTGGGCATGGCCAGATGCACCCGCGCCTCACGGACCGGGCGCAGGTTGGAGATGGTGCGGGCCAGCTCCGTTTCCAGCGCGTGCTGGTAGCGCGCGTTTTCCACGAACTGGCTGGTGCCGAAACCCTGATCGCCCTCCATCGCGGCGAACCCACGGTCCTCGCCCGCGCCGATGCCGCCGGCTGCCAGCGCCATGCGTGCCTCGCCGATGCGGTCTTCCGGCACGGACAGCGCGCCGGTGGTCGGGTCGATCTTGAACGGCACCTGCGCAGTGCGCAGCACGTCGCGCGCCTCGCCGGCGGTCTTGACGTCCAGCCCCGGCAGCGGCGCGTAGGTCGGCTTCTGGGTCCAGAAGAACAGCCACAGGCCCAGCGCGATGGCGGCCGCGGTCACGCCTAGGGTCAGCAGCTGCCGCACCATCGGGA from Thermomonas sp. XSG encodes the following:
- a CDS encoding FliH/SctL family protein, which gives rise to MSNTVRWAAPELAPPPPPPPQEPLRHMPSVEELQAIEEAAHAEGYARGHAEGVAAGQAEVRRIAAQMEGILDAFTRPLARLDGEVGDALGDLAVRIAGTLLRRSYAVEPALLEALVREALELAGSDQRQVELRLHPDDLAMLSPQLLSLQGVRLSGDTTLARGDLRLHADSVRIDGSLSARLNATLQRIIAGAGA
- the fliN gene encoding flagellar motor switch protein FliN, coding for MTSIDEAAQLAAFEALTAGTATDPNANSGPKVDLNLDVILDVPVTLSLVVGHARIPIRNLLQLNQGSVVELERAAGEPLDVYVNDTLIAQGEVVVVNDRFGVRLTDVVSPSERIKRLR
- the fliG gene encoding flagellar motor switch protein FliG, encoding MTGVQRAAVILLSLGEQQAAEVLKHMGAKEVQKLGVAMTSVGGVSRQDVEKVIDDFVDTLEQPNIGSGADEYVRSVLVQALGEERASSLIDRILLGRNTTGLDTLKWMEPRAIADLVRNEHPQIIAIVLSHLDPDQGADALKFLPERTRADVLIRIATLDGIPPHALNELNDVMAKQFAGNQNLKSSSIGGVKVAANILNFMDSGQDEVILGTIAQIDETLTASIRDHMFVFDNLAEIDDRAMQSVLREVPADRLALALRGADTKVKDKIAANMSQRAAEMLVEDMEARGPVRLAEVEAAQKEILAIVRKMAEDGTIQLAVKAEVFV
- the fliF gene encoding flagellar basal-body MS-ring/collar protein FliF; translated protein: MSAIALPKTTEGLKNLGRLQDIPMVRQLLTLGVTAAAIALGLWLFFWTQKPTYAPLPGLDVKTAGEARDVLRTAQVPFKIDPTTGALSVPEDRIGEARMALAAGGIGAGEDRGFAAMEGDQGFGTSQFVENARYQHALETELARTISNLRPVREARVHLAMPKPSAFTRNKDPASASVVLQLQSGASLEQGQVDAIVHLVSSSIPGLPASNVTVVDQFGRLLSNPDPDSDAAISAKQFERQRRQEAVFVRRIQELLEPMTGPGRVRAEVSVDMDFSQTEQASEKYGPDPAIVRSEQLSESGNLAAANPPQGVPGSASNTPAATAAANPDPNAAGAAGTANAAQATAATGNGSRSSVRNYEIDRTLTHTRQAPGRISRVTAAVLVDNLAGAPGKNGKPTERALNAQEVQRIQSLVQQAIGFDAQRGDVVTVVNSPFARQPEVATEPAPFWENPRARDLLRTLLGGLAVLAVVWFVLRPAFRALTTPKVLVKHEPQQAEVTEMLDHDDQPVTPALTQERVAKRRDFEAKVQVARDAVTTDSKRVASVVRDLVNADE
- the fliM gene encoding flagellar motor switch protein FliM yields the protein MTTDLLSQDEIDALLHGVDSGAVDVEPPPAPGEARTYDFATQERIIRGRLPTLEMINERFARTWRIGLFNLLRRSADLSVRGIDMIRFGEYMHSLQVPTNINLVKMKPLRGTGIVMFEPRLVFTVVDNFFGGNGKYHTRIEGREFTPTEMRVIQLLLKQTFSDFAEAWAPVMNVEFEYMNSEVNPHFANIISPREYIVVCRFHVELEGGGGELHLALPWSMLEPIREQLDAGVQSDRVEKDENWTSALHAQLQDVAVDVKSTLATRQISLRELSKLKVGDVIPIDLKPEIPVHVEHLPLFTGEFGVHNGRNAVKITDVHAPRSPQTPVPTL
- the fliI gene encoding flagellar protein export ATPase FliI encodes the protein MSIAAAQWDEARSLRLAMRLRGMDTERIPAMGMVREGVLRRAVGLTLEATGCEAPLGSRCSVESSGGRWVDAEVVGFAGDRTFLMPTSDLSGLLPNARVITGSSRGEVAVGEGLLGRVIDSDGVPLDGRPPLRAEDFVGLSGVQINPLMREPITRSLDVGVRAINALLPIGRGQRVGLFAGSGVGKSTLLGMMTRYTAADVIVVGLIGERGREVRDFVESTLGPEGLRRSVVVAAPADRPPLARLHGALRATAIAEWFRDQGLHVLLLMDSLTRFAHAQREIGLSVGEPPTTRGYPPSVFARLPALVERAGNGADGRGSITAFYTVLTEGDDQQEPIADAARAILDGHIVLTRRIADAGLYPAIDVEVSVSRVMQDITDPAWRGRIRRLKQLMAAYNAQRDLIAIGAYQRGNDPVVDDALALWPQILQFLGQDVAESADVEASRNALARLLDGAPEIAL
- the fliO gene encoding flagellar biosynthetic protein FliO — translated: MAGVQQPAHAAPPSVAGSIGGTLFALALVLGLIFGLAWLARRMPGMTGLRGNGGLRVVRSLALGTRERLVVVEVGGTQLLLGTGAGGTRLLHTLETPLADDAPAQPTPFAQLLAQRLGKKPA
- the fliR gene encoding flagellar biosynthetic protein FliR, whose product is MDDITFISAQGVNLFAMLGTVLWHAIRIGAALQVLPFIGGRGMPARARLIITLAVSAALSGMLPVPPPAAVDALTALNVLREFAIGIAIGMVLRLAFEVGILAGQFISQDMALSFATMADPANQSQMSVLSLWFYLCFGLIFFTLDAHLALFKLLADSYRAQPIGAPFADFAAFLAVVPGFFPTVLRTAVLLSLPVTVAMLAVNIVVGVLSRAAPQFNPIQIGMPLALLVGLLLLMVLVRELLPPVEALFGQAFEAARAITG
- a CDS encoding flagellar hook-length control protein FliK, which gives rise to MMGETASLPLPTAAAAPAAAVLAATATTAPPAGTAAQDAPGTPAGNPSLLFDLLLGEQSEAAAISLAGVLPATTRPATSERPEETPAADPLLSVLAQMPQTPQVAVLPVAAPVLPTPTTNAAADTASRPLAVLAASQPGLGVGLVGADITMPAPATTTSPTTGLPADTAPDTGLPAAHAARSALSQPGFAHQAAGADASLPGFVLPVAEQAATPIEAPAAASATGPINALQSLAGVQPASTPAAPLAAPVLTQPADPANGYDDGFSGHVTWLAGQRIGQAEIRVVPEHLGAIDIRLQMDGNNVRAEFHSTQPEVRQALEASLPRLREMLGQHGLQLAHAGVGQGQGGQRQSGDGLPQPGQGSGLTLPEEAGSPLPPDFRRGRGLLDVYA
- the fliP gene encoding flagellar type III secretion system pore protein FliP (The bacterial flagellar biogenesis protein FliP forms a type III secretion system (T3SS)-type pore required for flagellar assembly.); translation: MTLSLPRPRTLLVLCALVCCLFAGDAFAQAAQAVQAAPAAAPASPSLPAVNVGQIGNQPVSMPMQVLLLMTSITLLPALLLGVTAFTRIIIVLSLLRQALGTGQAPSNQVLLALALFLTAMVMQPVFDQSWNAGIAPYLDKQMDFRTAWEAASGPFRAFMLAQVRENDLMTFANLSNTGPYATPQDVPFGVLAASFLTSELKTAFEIAFLIYIPFVIIDLVVASVLMSMGMMMLSPMLISAPFKILLFVLVDGWVLVVGALAGSFNTI
- a CDS encoding flagellar biosynthetic protein FliQ produces the protein MSPETALTQLAQGLYMALLLAMPLLLAVLATGVVVGILQAATSINEPTVAFVAKVIALVAVVALMGNFLLGRLVSFTTELFQQIPHLIG
- the fliJ gene encoding flagellar export protein FliJ; protein product: MTRSQRLNPLLRVTQQRQDTVAKMLAERDKTLAEQQQRLDTLKEYADSYSVAPSGGTLAPAMLANHVAFRAKLDTALQQQAQVVDTSRQNCEVERARLMLASRDNKVLEQLAASYRAEELRVADRREQRELDDLGARRVRVAQEGSEP
- a CDS encoding flagellar basal body-associated FliL family protein translates to MPAAPARTPTAKPGAAAPEAPLPKSKPKKMLFIVLALVAIIGAGAAAALWFLKPAAPAGAKPTGPAQYIALEPAFVVNLADEGGARYLQADVQLQTRDGDTAAAVALHTPIIRNKLLLLFGQQTSQQLTGRNGKEQLQAQALAEVKKTLKAQHAANQVDALLFTSIVIQ